The DNA window AGGCCAGCCGATCCGGGTGGCCAGGGCGACGGCCACCGCCGGGTTGAGGGCGCGCCTGAGGCTGCCGTCCATCGCCAGGGAGATGACGAAGCCCGGCTGCAGCAGGACGACGGCCACCAGCACGAGCAAGCCCAACGCCAGGCCACCGAAGGCGAAGGCCAGGACGACCACAACGATCAGCGCGATCATCATCGCCAGCAGGCGCCAGACGCTTCCGTCCCGCGATGCATTGACCAGCTCGGGTGCTTCCATGCGCCCGTCCGCGGTGTGCCGCAGGATGTCGAACGCATAGCCGTAGATCGCGGCCCAGGTGACCAGGGACAGCAGCCATCCCATTCCCGGGATCAGGCTGCTCAGCGTGCACAGCGTCAAGGTCACCAGCGCGAGCAGCGCCGTGCCGTGGAGCGGGTAGAGCGGAAACCGGCGCAGGCGAGTCCAGAAGGGTTCTGGCATCGCCGGGCGGCGGGCGCGAGGCAGGCGCGGGCCCATGGGCTAAATCCTTTTACTTCCCCTGTGAAGACCCGATTGTGTCCTCGTGCTCGTCGGGGTGGCAACTCCTCCGGCGCCGCCTGCCGCAGGTTTCCTCAGTGCGCGCGCTTGAAGGTGTAGGTCCCGTCCTGGCTGCGCAGTTCGTCGGCGGACACCACGTCGAAGCGCACGTCCTGGGCCGCCTTGTCATTGGGATCCAGCAGCATCACCCCCGCCGCGGCCGACGCCCAGGTCCCGTCGCTGGTCAGTTCGGCACCAGCGGCCTTGAGGGTCTGCCGGTAGGTGCCATCGGCGGCGATCTCCAGCTGCGAGCCGTTGCCTTCGAAGGTGCCGGCCAGCGCCTTGGCGTCGATGACCCGGCCGGCCTGGTCGGTGACTTCACCGGCCGAGGCGTTGTCAACGGCGGCCACCGCGTCGGTCTCCGGCAGCGGCGGTGGACGGGTCGCCTGCACGCTGGCGTCCTGCGCGGGCGGGGTGGCGGTGACCGGTTCGGTGTGGTCCGGCTTGCAGGCGGCCAGCAGCAGAAGCGGGATGAGCAACGTGGACGGGCGGAATCGGGGCGTCATGATGCGTCCTGGGGAATGCGTCTGAGGATCATGCCATTGTCGCGCTCGTCCGCAGCGGTGCATGAACCGCCGTCCTGGCTCAATGATGTCGCGTCGTCGCTGATCCGGAAGCCATACCAGCGCTCGTCTTCGTGCCGAAGCGGTGGTTCTCGATTCAGTATCAGGCAACTCCCCGCGATCTCATCGATCCACCACGGGCCGGCCACGGTTTCCTTGCGCCCTTTGCCGCGATCGCAACGCGTGGTCAGGACATAGCGCTTGTCCGCCTTGATTTGCAGGCGGGCGCGCTTGTATTCGCAGGCCGGGTCGCGGGTCATCCAGTCCCGGACTTGCCCGCTGTAGTCGCCGGCAAGTTGCGGTTGCCGCGCTTTGGGCCATTCACTGACATGGGTGTCCTGTGCGAAAGCGACTTTGATGGAGCACGCCGCAAGACCGAGCAAACCCAGCGTCCTCATTCTCATTGCCGATCCCTCCTGGAGGCGTCATCAACGCTGGTCAGCGGCCTTTGCCGCCGAACAGCCCGCCCAGCAGGCCACGCAGGATCTGCCGGCCGACCTGGTTGCCCACGGTGCGGGCGGTCTGCTTGGCCATCGCTTCGACCAGGCCCTGACGGCGGCCGGTGCCGAACAGCATGTCCTTGGCCATCTTGCCCAAGCCGTTGTCATCGGGCGCGTCGGGCTTGGCGGGGGGCGCCTTGGCCTGCGCGGTGGCGGTGTCGGCACGGTCGAGCAGGCGCTCCGCGGCTGATTCGCGGTTGATCGGGGTGTCGTACTTCATGCCGACCGGGCTGCCGGCGCGGACCTGTGCGCGTTCGGCTTCGGTGATCGCGCCCATGCGGCAGCGGGGCGGGGCGATCAGGGTCTGCTGGACCGGCATCGGCACGCCCTTGTCCTGCAGGGTCGAGACCAGGGCCTCGCCGGTCCCGAGCGAGGAGAGCGTGCGCGCCACGTCCAGCTTCGGATTGGGGACGAAGGTCTCGGCCGCCGTGCGCACCGCCTTCTGGTCGCGCGGGGTGAAGGCGCGCAGCGCGTGCTGCAGGCGATTGCCCAACTGGCCCAGGATGTTGTCGGGCACGTCGTCGGGAAACTGCGAACAGAAGTACACGCCCACGCCCTTGGATCGGATCAGGCGCACGACCTGCTCGATGCGCTGCTGCAATGCCGGCGGGGCGTCGTCGAACAGCAGGTGCGCCTCGTCGAACACGAACACCAGCTTGGGCTTGTCCAGGTCGCCGACCTCGGGCAGGTTCTCGAACAGCTCGCTCAGCAGCCACAGCAGGAAGGACGAATACAGCCGCGGCTTGAGCACCAGCTGGTCGGCGGCCAGGATGCCGATCACCCCGTGACCATTCGGGTCCACGCGCATCAGGTCTGACAGTTCCAACGCCGGCTCGCCGAAGAAGCCCTCGCCGCCGTCCTGCTCCAGCCGCAGCAGGGCGCGCTGGATGGCGCCGACCGACTGCGCACTGACCAGTCCGTACTGGGTGGAGACCTCCTTGCGTTCCTCGACGACCAGACCCAGCAGGGCGCGCAGGTCGGCCAGGTCCAGCAGCAGCAGGCCGCGGTCGTCGGCCAACTTGAACACGATGTCCAGCACGCCGGCCTGGGTGTCGTTCAGTTCCAGGATGCGGCCGAGCAGGGTCGGGCCCATCTCGGTCACGGTGGTGCGCACCGGGTGGCCGAGCTTGCCGTACAGGTCCCAGAAGATGGTCGGCGCGCCGGCCGGGGCATAGCCGTCGATGCCGATCTGCGCGGCGCGCACGGTGACGCGCTCGCTGCCGTCGCCGGGCAATGCCAGGCCCGCTACGTCGCCTTTCACATCGGCCATGAACACCGGCACGCCCAGGCGCGAGAAGCCTTCGGCCAGGGTCATCAAGGTCACGGTCTTGCCGGTGCCGGTGGCCCCGGCGACCAGGCCGTGGCGGTTGCCGAACTTCGGCAGCAGGTGGACCGGGATGTCGTCGGTGATGCCTTTGCCCAGCAGGATCGGGTCCATGGAGGTTCTCGCGCGGAGTCGGGCCGATTCTAGGCGCAGTTGTCCTTACCGGTCCGCCGCAGGGCCAAGGATGTCCCACGCATGACCGACGACCTTGCCGCCTGCGCGCGTGCGCAGCTACCCTGCCGGACCGCTTTGCGTCCGTGTGTGCCTGATGTCCTTCCCGTTCCGTGCCGTGCCGTTGTTCGCCGTCCTGACCCTGTCTTTCCTGGCGTCACCGGCCCTTGCGCGGATTTCCTCCCGGGACAAGGCGGCGGCCGAGGCGCTGGCCCAGCAGATGCAGGCCGCCGAGAAGCGCTACAACGCCGCGCTGGTCCTGACTTCCAACGCCGACCCGAAGGGTCAGGCCGAAAGCGATGCGGCCCTGGAGGACATGGAAGACACCCTGGACGCCTGCGCCAAGCAGAAGGGCTGCCAGATGCACACGCTGCTGGCCACCTACAAGCGCCTGCTCAAGGAGCAGGTGGACGTCGCCTCCGACGTGTCCGGCGATGACCTGGTCGGCGAGAGCGACAGCACCGATCCGCTGGACGATGGCCAGGACCACAGCGTGCCGGCCAGCTCGGAGGTGCCCGACTCGACCCGGACCGCGCGCCTGCTGGACGACGGGCGTCATCCCTTCGACACGATGGTCGAATTCAATCCTGCAGTGCAGGCCGGGATCCGGCGCTGGCTCACCGACATGCGCGGTGCGCTGATCGACAGCTACGAGAATTACCAGAACATGCGCCCGGAGATGCTGCCGGCCTGGCAGGCCACCGGCCTGCCCGAGGCGCTGCTGTTCGGGATCATGGCCAAGGAGTCCAACGGCCGCACCCATGTGAGTTCGCGTGCCGGCGCAGCGGGGCTGTTGCAGTTCATGCCGTCCACCGGCAGCCGCTTCGGCCTGGGCATGGATGCGACCGGGTTCGATACGCGCTTTGATCCGTACGCCGCCACCGAGGCCGCCGCGGCCTACATGAACGAGCGCATGGGCGAGCTGAACCACAACATCGAGTTCGCCCTGGCCGCCTACAACGGCGGGGAAGGGCGCGCACGGCGGATCTACGCCAGCCGCCCCGGCGCGAGCTTCTGGGATGCCGATGTGTACGCGCAGTTCCCGGCCGAGACCCAGGACTACGTGCCCATGGTCATCGCCGCGGCCTGGCTGTATCTGCACCCCAAGCAGTACGGCCTGGTCTTTCCCCGCATCGACGCCACGCCGGCGCCGATCAAGCTGGCACGCACCGCCTCGATCTACGAGCTGACCATCTGCATGGGCAACGGCCGCACGCGCGAGGGCTACATGCGCGCCCTGCGCAACCTCAATCCGCGCTACCAGGCCGATGACTGGATCCCGGCCGGCACCACGCTGCAGGGCAGCGTGCGCATGGCCAGCCTGTATAGCCGCTACTGCGTCAAGGGACCGCATGCCGACCTGGCCCACACCCTGGTCACCGCCACGGTGGACGCGGCCATCAAGCGCGATACGCCGCCTTCGACGCGTGTGGCCGTGGGCGATGTCAGTGGCGTGCCGATCGGCGTGCCGACGACGGTGGCGACCGGTGCGCCCAAGGCGGCCAAGCCCAAGGCGGCGCAGGCGCGGCACTACCGCGTGGCCCGTGGCGATACCCTGGGCGGCATCTCCGACCGGTTCCGCTGCGATCTCAAGGATCTGGCCAAGGCCAATGGACTGCGAGCCCCGGCCTATGCGCTCAAGCCCGGACAGCGACTGACCCTGACCAGCTGCGACGGCTGAACCCGCGCGGGGCGGCGCGTACATGACGTCTCGCCGACGGTCCGATTCCTGCTGGCGGCTGAACGAGGCGACTCGATCCGGCGTGGCCCCTGTCATCAGTCATGCAGGCACGCGCGTTCACAGACGCTAATCTTGATGGTTGTTGCCTAGCAACACCGTCCCCTACGGAGAGTCAGTGCATGTCGCGTAAATGGAAGATCGCCCTTGGGGCGGTCGTCGTGCTGGTGGTCGTGCTGGTGGGAGTCCGCGGCTGCGGCAAGCGTCATGCGGCAGAAGAAGCCAAGCAGGGCGGCGAGGACAGCACCAAGCCGGTTCCGGTGACCGTCGAGCCGGTCACCACACAGAACGTGCCGGTGTACCGCAACGCGACCGGGACGGTGACCGCGCTCAACACGGTGACGATCAATCCGCAGACCGGCGGACGCCTGATGAGCCTGAATTTCACCGAGGGCCAGCCGGTCAAGAAGGGCCAGCTGCTGGCCAAGATCGACCCACGCGAGCTGCAGGCCGCCTACGACCAGGCCGCCGCATCGAAGAAGCAGAACCAGGCCCAGCTGCAGACCGCGCGCGATACCAACGCACGCTTGACCGATCCCAAGTACGCGCCCTATGTCGCGCGCACCGACATCGACACCCAGAAGAACCTGGTCGCGCAGTACCAGGCCGCCGTCGCCGCCGCCGAGGCGTCGATGGAAGCGGCCAAGGTGCAGCTGCAGTACACCGATATCGTCTCGCCGCTGGACGGCATCGCCGGCATCCGCGGCGTGGACGTGGGCAACATCGTCAGCACCGGGTCCACGATCGTGACCATCACCCAGGTCGAGCCGATCTACGCCTCCTTCAGCCTGCCGGCGCAGGACCTGACCGTGGTCCGCCAGGCACAGGCCAAGGGCGCGGCCAAGGTCGCCGCGCTGGACAGCACCGACCAGCACGTGATCGCCGATGACGGCGTGCTGGACGTGGTCGACAACCAGGTCGGCGCGGACACCAACACCTTCCGCCTGCGCGCACGCTTCCCCAATGCGGACCACGTACTGTGGCCGGGGCAGTTCGTCAACGTGCGCCTGCAGGTCGACATGCTGGACGGCGGCCTGGTGGTGCCGACCCAGGCCGTGCAGCGTGGCCCGGACAGCGACTACGTCTATGTGGTCCAGGCCGACAACACCGTCAAGATGACCGACGTCACCACCGGCGTGGAGGTGGGCGATACCCATATCGTGGTCACCAAGGGGCTGAAGGCCGGCGAGCGCGTCGTGACCGAGGGCCAGTTCCGGCTCAAGCCCGGCTCCAAGGTCAATGCCCTCAAGCCGGGCCAGGAGCCGCCGGAGCCGACCGAGCAGGAACTGCAGCAGGCCATGCAGGGCGACAAGCGCGGCGGACGCCGCGGCCCGCGCTGATTCACATGCCCCGCCGCCGCCCGCGGCGGGGTCGCCGCGCAGGCGCGGTCGCCACGACGATCTGACAGGACGGACTTCCCTTGGGCTTCTCCAGCATCTTCATCCGCCGCCCCATCGCCACCACGCTGCTGATGATCGGCGTGATGCTGCTTGGCATCCTGGGTTATCGCAGCCTGCCGGTCTCGGCCCTTCCGGAGATCGACTCGCCCAGCCTGGTGGTGAACACGCAGTACCCGGGCGCGAGCGCGTCGACGATGGCCTCGCTGGTGACCACGCCGCTGGAGCGCCAGCTGGGGCAGATCTCCGGGCTGGAGATGATGACCTCCGACTCGTCGGCTGGTCTGTCCACCATCGTGCTGCAGTTCTCGATGGACCGCGACATCGACGTGGCCTCGCAGGACGTGCAGTCGGCCATCCGCCAGGCCACGCTGCCCAGCGGGCTGCCGTACCAGCCCACCTACAACCGGGTGAACCCGGCCGACGCGGCCATCGTCACCCTCAAACTGACCTCCGACACGCTGCCGCTGCGCGAGGTCAACCGCTACGCCGATTCCATCCTGGCCCAGCGCCTGTCCCAGGTCCCGGGCGTGGGCCTGGTGTCCATTGCCGGCAACGTGCGCCCGGCCGTGCGCATCCAGGTCAACCCGGCCATGCTGGCCAACATGGGCATGACCCTGGAGAACCTGCGCAGCGCGCTGACCCAGGCCAACGTCAATGCGCCCAAGGGCTCGCTCAACGGAGCCACCCAGTCCTACAGCATCGGCACCAACGACCAGATCGAGGACGCCGCCGGCTACGCCTCGACCATCATCCGCTACCAGAACGGGGCGCCGGTGCGGCTGGGGGACGTGGCCAAGGTGGTCAACGGGGTCGAGAACGACCAGCTCTCGGCCTGGGCCGATGGCAAGCAGGCGGTGCTGCTGGAGATCCGTCGCCAGCCCGGCGCCAACATCGTCCAGACCGTGGCGGCCATCCGCGCCATGCTGCCGCAGCTGCGCACGGTGCTGCCGGCCGAGGTCAAGCTGGACGTGTTCTCCGATCGCACCGAGACCATCCGCGCCTCGGTGCACGAGGTCCAGTTCACCCTGATCCTGACCATCGGCCTGGTGGTGGCGGTGATCTTCGTGTTCCTGCGCCGGCTGTGGGCCACGGTGATCCCGTCGATCGCCGTGCCGCTGTCGCTGGTGGGCACCTTCGGGGTGATGGCCTTCGCCGGGATGTCGCTGGACAACCTGTCGCTGATGGCGCTGGTGGTGGCTACGGGTTTTGTGGTGGACGACGCGATCGTGATGATCGAGAACATCGTGCGCTACATCGAGCAGGGCAAGTCGGGGCCGGAAGCGGCCGAGGAGGGCGCGCGCCAGATCGGCTTCACCGTGCTGTCGCTGACCATCTCACTGGTCGCGGTGTTCCTGCCGCTGCTGCTGATGCCGGGGGTGACCGGGCGACTGTTCCACGAGTTCGCCTGGGTGCTGTCCATCGCGGTGGTCATCTCGATGCTGGTGTCGCTGACGCTCACGCCGATGATGTGCGCCTATCTGCTCAAGCCAGACCAGCTGCCCGAGGGCGACGACGCGCATGAGCGCACCGCCGCGGCCGGCAAGCAGAACCTGTGGTCGCGCACCGTGGGCCTGTACGAGCGCACCCTGGACTGGGTCCTGGCGCGGCAGAAGCTGACCTTGATCGTGGCTCTGGCCACGGTGGCCCTGACCGTGGCGCTGTACATCCTGATTCCCAAGGGCCTGCTGCCCGAGCAGGACACCGGCCTGATCACCGGCGTGGTCCAGGCCGACCAGACCGTGGCTTTCGAGCAGATGCAGTCGCGCACACAAGAGGTGGCGGCTGCGCTGCGCAAGGATCCGGCGGTGACCGGCGTGGCGGCGTTCGTCGGCGCCGGCAGCATGAATCCCACGCTCAACCAGGGCCAGATCAGCATCGTGCTCAAGGAGCGCGGGGACCGTGACGGCCTGGACGAGGTGCTCACCCGCCTGCAGAAATCCGTTGCCCACATCCCGGGCATCGCGCTGTACCTCAAGCCGGTGCAGGACGTGACCCTGGATACGCGTGTGGCGGCGACCGAGTATCAGTTCTCGCTCTCGGACGTGGATACCAACGAACTGCAGACCCAGGCCGAGCGGCTGACCGCCGCGCTGCGCAAGCGTCCGGAGTTGTCGGACGTGGGCAACAACGCGGCCAACGCCGGACGTGCGCTGATGATCGACGTCAACCGCGACACCGCCAGCGCGCTGGGTGTGCCGATGCAGAGCATCGACGACACGCTCTACGACGCCTACGGCCAGCGCCAGATCTCCACGATCTTCACCGCGCTCAACCAGTACCGCGTGGTGCTGGAGGTGGCACCCGAGTTCCGCACCCAGGACGCGCTGATGAACAAGCTGGCCATCGCCAGCAACGGCAGCGGCGCGCTGACCGGCACCAATGCGACCACGCTGGGCCAGGTGACCTCGTCCAACTCCTCCACGGCCACCGGTATCGGCAATGCCAACACCGGCATCACCGTGGGCAGCGGCGGGGCGATTCCGCTCTCGGCGCTGGCCACCGCCCGGGTCGGCACCACGCCGCTGGTGATCAGCCACCAGCAACAGCTGCCGGCGGTGACCATCTCCTTCAACGTCACCCAGGGCTACTCGCTGTCCCAGGCCGTGGCGGCCATCAACCAAGTGCGTGAGCAACTCGACCTGCCTGAGACGGTGCGCACCGAGTTCATCGGCAAGGCGGCCGAGTATTCCTCCAGCCAGTCCGACGTGGTGTGGCTGCTGATCGCCGCGGTGGTGGTGATCTACATCGTGCTGGGCGTGCTGTACGAGAGCTACATCCACCCGTTCACCATCATTTCGACCTTGCCGCCAGCCGGCGTGGGCGCGCTGCTGGCGCTGATGCTGTGCGGCTTCAGCCTCTCGGTGGACGGCATCGTCGGCATCGTGCTGCTGATCGGCATCGTCAAGAAGAACGCGATCATGATGATCGACTTCGCCATCGATGCCCGGCGCGAGGGGCTCAGCGCGCACGATGCGATCCGCCGCGCCTGCCTGCTGCGCTTCCGGCCGATCATGATGACCACCGCCGCCGCGCTGCTGGGCGCATTGCCGCTGGCGCTGGGCGACGGCATCGGCTCGGAGCTGCGCAAGCCGCTGGGCGTGTCGATCGTGGGCGGCCTGCTGCTCTCGCAACTGGTGACGCTGTACACCACGCCGGTGATCTATCTCTACATGGAACGCTTCTCCCAACGCGTGCAGCACTGGCGCGATGCCCGTGCGGCGCGGCGCGCCTCCCCGGCCCAGGAGCTCGGCTGACGGGCGCCTGGGCGTCCTGTGCCGTCTGACCCCGCCATGACCCGTCGCGTCAGCCTCTCGACTCTTTTCATCCGTCGCCCCATCGGCATCTCGCTGCTGGCGGCCGGCCTGTTCGTCATCGGGCTGATGTGCTACCTGCGCCTGGGCGTGGCGGCGCTGCCGACGCTGGAGATCCCCTTCATCTTCGTCCAGGCCAGCCAGTCCGGCGCCGATGCCAGCACCATGGCCTCGACCGTGACCGCGCCGCTGGAACGGCGCCTGGGGCAGGTGCCCGGCGTGGACTCGATGCGCTCCAACAGCTCCGAGGGACGTTCCCTGGTCTTCCTGAGCTTCAACTCCAGCCGCAATGTGGACTCGGCCGCGCAGGACGTGGCCGCCGCGCTCAGCGCGGCCAGCGCGGACCTGCCTTCGGGCATGGGCACGCCGGGCTTTCAGAAAGCCAATCCCAAC is part of the Pseudoxanthomonas sp. JBR18 genome and encodes:
- a CDS encoding efflux RND transporter permease subunit; this encodes MGFSSIFIRRPIATTLLMIGVMLLGILGYRSLPVSALPEIDSPSLVVNTQYPGASASTMASLVTTPLERQLGQISGLEMMTSDSSAGLSTIVLQFSMDRDIDVASQDVQSAIRQATLPSGLPYQPTYNRVNPADAAIVTLKLTSDTLPLREVNRYADSILAQRLSQVPGVGLVSIAGNVRPAVRIQVNPAMLANMGMTLENLRSALTQANVNAPKGSLNGATQSYSIGTNDQIEDAAGYASTIIRYQNGAPVRLGDVAKVVNGVENDQLSAWADGKQAVLLEIRRQPGANIVQTVAAIRAMLPQLRTVLPAEVKLDVFSDRTETIRASVHEVQFTLILTIGLVVAVIFVFLRRLWATVIPSIAVPLSLVGTFGVMAFAGMSLDNLSLMALVVATGFVVDDAIVMIENIVRYIEQGKSGPEAAEEGARQIGFTVLSLTISLVAVFLPLLLMPGVTGRLFHEFAWVLSIAVVISMLVSLTLTPMMCAYLLKPDQLPEGDDAHERTAAAGKQNLWSRTVGLYERTLDWVLARQKLTLIVALATVALTVALYILIPKGLLPEQDTGLITGVVQADQTVAFEQMQSRTQEVAAALRKDPAVTGVAAFVGAGSMNPTLNQGQISIVLKERGDRDGLDEVLTRLQKSVAHIPGIALYLKPVQDVTLDTRVAATEYQFSLSDVDTNELQTQAERLTAALRKRPELSDVGNNAANAGRALMIDVNRDTASALGVPMQSIDDTLYDAYGQRQISTIFTALNQYRVVLEVAPEFRTQDALMNKLAIASNGSGALTGTNATTLGQVTSSNSSTATGIGNANTGITVGSGGAIPLSALATARVGTTPLVISHQQQLPAVTISFNVTQGYSLSQAVAAINQVREQLDLPETVRTEFIGKAAEYSSSQSDVVWLLIAAVVVIYIVLGVLYESYIHPFTIISTLPPAGVGALLALMLCGFSLSVDGIVGIVLLIGIVKKNAIMMIDFAIDARREGLSAHDAIRRACLLRFRPIMMTTAAALLGALPLALGDGIGSELRKPLGVSIVGGLLLSQLVTLYTTPVIYLYMERFSQRVQHWRDARAARRASPAQELG
- a CDS encoding helicase HerA-like domain-containing protein — translated: MRLESARLRARTSMDPILLGKGITDDIPVHLLPKFGNRHGLVAGATGTGKTVTLMTLAEGFSRLGVPVFMADVKGDVAGLALPGDGSERVTVRAAQIGIDGYAPAGAPTIFWDLYGKLGHPVRTTVTEMGPTLLGRILELNDTQAGVLDIVFKLADDRGLLLLDLADLRALLGLVVEERKEVSTQYGLVSAQSVGAIQRALLRLEQDGGEGFFGEPALELSDLMRVDPNGHGVIGILAADQLVLKPRLYSSFLLWLLSELFENLPEVGDLDKPKLVFVFDEAHLLFDDAPPALQQRIEQVVRLIRSKGVGVYFCSQFPDDVPDNILGQLGNRLQHALRAFTPRDQKAVRTAAETFVPNPKLDVARTLSSLGTGEALVSTLQDKGVPMPVQQTLIAPPRCRMGAITEAERAQVRAGSPVGMKYDTPINRESAAERLLDRADTATAQAKAPPAKPDAPDDNGLGKMAKDMLFGTGRRQGLVEAMAKQTARTVGNQVGRQILRGLLGGLFGGKGR
- a CDS encoding efflux RND transporter periplasmic adaptor subunit encodes the protein MSRKWKIALGAVVVLVVVLVGVRGCGKRHAAEEAKQGGEDSTKPVPVTVEPVTTQNVPVYRNATGTVTALNTVTINPQTGGRLMSLNFTEGQPVKKGQLLAKIDPRELQAAYDQAAASKKQNQAQLQTARDTNARLTDPKYAPYVARTDIDTQKNLVAQYQAAVAAAEASMEAAKVQLQYTDIVSPLDGIAGIRGVDVGNIVSTGSTIVTITQVEPIYASFSLPAQDLTVVRQAQAKGAAKVAALDSTDQHVIADDGVLDVVDNQVGADTNTFRLRARFPNADHVLWPGQFVNVRLQVDMLDGGLVVPTQAVQRGPDSDYVYVVQADNTVKMTDVTTGVEVGDTHIVVTKGLKAGERVVTEGQFRLKPGSKVNALKPGQEPPEPTEQELQQAMQGDKRGGRRGPR
- a CDS encoding transglycosylase SLT domain-containing protein yields the protein MSFPFRAVPLFAVLTLSFLASPALARISSRDKAAAEALAQQMQAAEKRYNAALVLTSNADPKGQAESDAALEDMEDTLDACAKQKGCQMHTLLATYKRLLKEQVDVASDVSGDDLVGESDSTDPLDDGQDHSVPASSEVPDSTRTARLLDDGRHPFDTMVEFNPAVQAGIRRWLTDMRGALIDSYENYQNMRPEMLPAWQATGLPEALLFGIMAKESNGRTHVSSRAGAAGLLQFMPSTGSRFGLGMDATGFDTRFDPYAATEAAAAYMNERMGELNHNIEFALAAYNGGEGRARRIYASRPGASFWDADVYAQFPAETQDYVPMVIAAAWLYLHPKQYGLVFPRIDATPAPIKLARTASIYELTICMGNGRTREGYMRALRNLNPRYQADDWIPAGTTLQGSVRMASLYSRYCVKGPHADLAHTLVTATVDAAIKRDTPPSTRVAVGDVSGVPIGVPTTVATGAPKAAKPKAAQARHYRVARGDTLGGISDRFRCDLKDLAKANGLRAPAYALKPGQRLTLTSCDG